Part of the Plasmodium malariae genome assembly, chromosome: 9 genome is shown below.
GTAACACGTATATTGTAACATGTACAATGTAACATGTATATTGTAACACGTATATTGTAAGATGTATACTGTAACACGTATATTGTAACATGTGAAACGTGAAAGATTGTTATAACGCCCCCCtttcataaattttctttttttttttttttactcttaACTTCTTAacgattttatttttaaaaaaatatatcatttgaGAATGCGAAGAAGTTCATGATTTTATACAGGTTGTTAAACAATTCCTCTGTTTTTGCTACAcacgaaaaataaaagtgaaaaggggataaaataaatacaactttttttttttttttttttgcctatTTGCTTTCTCTTTTATCCCTTCATCTCGTTGTTGTCCAAAATATGAACATGCTCATGTTCAACTGTACGAGTGACCCAAAAAGCGTTTTCAAGAtgccttaatttttttttttttttttgtttcatgccatcgtgtgtatgtatatatatatatatatatatatatatatatatatatatatatatgtatatgtatgtatgtgtatatgtctGTTTGAATAATTGTATGTGTAATTAtacgtgtgtatgtataaaagtatatgtaaatgtatgtacttTTTATGGGTATATGCATTTTTCTTAAGAATTAACATCATGGACGTTTCATTTTtctcatataaataaaaatcatcAGTTATGCACGCCCAAAATATTCCATCAAAAAATACTTATCTTACATTTactacatacacacacacacacacacacacacacacacacacacacacacacacatacacacacaacGTATTACTTATATTTCGCCCCCATTACATCCATTTCACTATTCAGTCAAACGTAAGGGTACATACACACGCCTTTTCACCGCTTTATGGGCAAATGAGTAATTACTACTTAGGTAAAGCAGTAGTGAAGTAATTAGGCAGTTAAGAAGCGGTACAGTGAGAAGGAAGCTACCAAGTATTCAAATCGCTAACTAATTCTACGGTTTTTCAAAGgcaaaaaatgcaaatacCTGTACGTGCAAGctcattttttgaaaatcaTTAAGATATCCAAATATTAGCAAGGAGGAAAAGCGTCCCGAATTTTTCTTCATGGGTGTTTATCCGCTCGAACAtgcgtacacatatataggtacctgtatatatgtacatatatatacgtatatatatatacatatatatatatatatttatttatttatttacatatgcatatgtagAACGAATAGTACACACCCAAACGAGCAGACCTCCAAGTACATTGACACACATACATGAACCACTGTGCAAGTCTGCATACAACAGCTTGCAGGAAGTCTTAGAatgatggaaaaaaaaaagtcaacAACACATAAAAGTTATGTGAAGAGCAAAAGGAATAACCATGATATGCCTATATACATATCAAAGAGTAACTTAATCGATACTAATACAAATACCAGTAGTGAAGTTGAGCAGTACTCATTAGATATGATTAATATGAACAATATGATGATGAACAGAAACAATATAATGTGTAATGacagaaattatataaataataatcaaAATTTTGGGAATGGtataatatatgtgaatGATAAACAATATgaaagaatattaaaaagaaggatgcgtaaaataaaacaagatattgaaaaaaacagGAAAGTTAGAGTATATATTGctattcagaaaaaaaataattcttccATAAGCAGTtttagcaataataatatgcatgATAATATGCATGATGGTATGCATGATGGTATGCATGATAATATGCATGATGGTATGCATGATGGTATGCATGATGGTGTGCATGATAATATGCATGATGGTATGCATGAGAATATGCATGAGGTTATGCATGCGCATTTAAACAGTAACTTCAACAcatctttatataattatgatttAAATTCTAATGATTCGTTAATGAAAGTAATTGATAACCATACTAGTACTTGCACGCATACCCATAAGAATAGTAGTcaaaataatagtagtagtaatcttaataatagtagtagtaatcataataatagtagtagtaatcatcataataacaatagcaacagtaatagtaatcataataatagcaaccataataatagcagtagtagtaataataataacaactaCATGGATCTgtatgaaaatatgaaatcTATATTTGCCATGAAAACTAATAAACGTTACAATAATGGTAAcagcatatatttaaataactaCAACAGTAGACTTCCTGCCAATATAAATTCAGAGGatgattataaaaagtatataaatatgtgtgaTATGAGTGGTATGGACGATGTAAGCGGTATGGACAACATAAACGGAATGAACAACGTAAACCGAATGAACAACATAAACGGAATGAACAACATAAACGGAATGAACAACATAAACGGAATGAACAACATAAACGGAATGAACAACATAAACGGAATGAACAACATAAACGGAATGAACAACTTAAATGGCGTGAACAATTTTGTGGAGAACTACAGCGATATGAAAAGTGTGCATCAAATTCCTAATATGTCCAATTTCCCTAATTTGGTTTGTGCGAATAATATGAAGCACGGGGTTCATATGGACGATATTGAAAATATGGATGATGTGGAAAACATGCACAACATGCACAATATGCACAACATGAACAATATGAacaatatagaaaatatgaacagggcaaaaaatatgaacggTGCAGAAATGATGAACGGGTCAGAAATGATGAACGGGTCAGAAATGATGAACGGGTCAGAAGTTATGATCGGTTCAGAAATTATGAACAGTGcagaaaatatgaacaatacAGAAAGCATGAACAATAtggaaaatatgaacaacTTAAACAATTTTTCTAATGATATGAGTGGCAATTTTTCATAGAGTTAATACAATGactatcatttatttttaccccTATGTAGAACATGCTCAGTAACATTTGGCATCTAAAACAATGTTATATAGATCATACATTTCACACtcggattttttttttttttttgtagtcAAGAAAAAGACTTAAGAagtgagaaaaaaaaaaaataaaataaaaagataaaaaggataagacatataaagaagataaaaaataaggaaaataaatacataataataaaaaaaaaaaaaaaaaattaactaccattatatgcatatataacacaactgttacattttttttttttttttattcttaagtAAATTCATGTTTAACatagaaaataatttgaCGATAATTACAGCGATTTTCTTTCcctcattaaaaatataaaaataggcGAATATTCTTTAACCTAAATTGCTTATTATTatctataattttacatataaattttagcTACAGATACTATATGTTGTGCTTACTTTGCTTTCCTTTTTCGCTTTTTGCTGTGTCTTAAAAGGGGAAGCATTTAATTGTGTATTAATTCACCAACAAATTTATACACATACTTGTGTATTTACATTCATacacatgcacatatgtGCGCATATGCGACccatttgatattttttgttttatttaacttATGTTAAActataattaacaaaaatgaaaatgtatttttttgtaatttttatactttttgtaaattaaaaatgtttataatcTCATCCATGGACAGGTAAAGAAATTTCGTCCGTATAAATACTTCCGCTCTGCACACATAGTTTATGTATGCGCTAagtgttttttttgtttttttgttttttttcagtaAAGGTTGTTATATACTTGCTCATATACAAAAagacacacacatatatatatacacatatatatatacatatatatatgtctgcATATATATGCCTGGACGTATATGTAAAAGTATTATGTACACATGAGTATGTATGGGTATATAATACGCACCCGTTATGGTGCTCTTGGCCTCAATTTATGCAGTTTATTTTAAAGCCAATAATGggggaaaaagaaaacaaaaaattggTATGCTCATATATTGCTAACAAAgcaattaatgaaatatccTTCCTCCAAGTGAAAACCATGTAagaaaatcataaaaaattgacaaaagaaaggaaaaagaaagataaaaaaaaacatacaatATGCCTCAGATAAGCATGATTAAATGCGCACATGTTCATGCGCAAGTACACATATGAATATGTAGAATATGCACACAAGTATACATATGGCTTTATGGCccttcaaaaaaaagaaaagaaaagaaaaataattaaataaataattaaaaaggcaaataattaataattaaataaatagttaaatagttaaatagttaaataaataaatagttaaacaattaaataaataaatagttaaacaattaaataaataaatagttaaacaattaaataaataaatagttaaacaattaaacaaataaataaataaataaataaacagttaaacaattaaacaaataaataaataaataaacagttaaacaattaaataaataaatagttaaacaaacaaacaaataaataaataaataaataaataaacagttaaacaaacaaataaataaataaataaatagttaAATGCATAgtttaatgaataaataaatgatcaAATAAATAAGACGCGGAAATTCTTGCTACATGAAGCAATGTACCCATATGCTTGCACTAACCGAGCGCAGTCTGCCtgcttattttttgtaaagtTGAGGGATggaaaacaataaaataaaatgaatcaAATAAATCTAAtcaaatatatcaaaaatatcAAAACGGATAAACGCATAAACGTAAAAGCGtcgaaaaaatattgaacaTGGCAACAACGGCTTCATTTAAATGCGGTTAAAAAGTtagcaaatattttataaccaTCTTGGAGACATAATATGTGGGGGTAGGGAAGAGCATGTTTGTAGTTTAAGTCTAAATGTGTCAAGCATATTAAGTTGAGTAATGTTCAGCacgtaattttattttttttttttttttttattttcgttctttttttctttattttttcttttcgtcCTTTACTACATTCCAGATGGTCATAATTCACTCTTTTAAATTGCTTTCATGCAAGGACTACggttttacctttttttcaaatatcaTCATAAGTGTTCTCCTCATTGTCCAGTATTAATGTAtcaaagttttttttttttttttcctgctCCCCTTAACTGTTCATCTTAGCTAGTGTGTCTTCTGCATTGTTCATGTTAAAATTCTTACATAAGTTTTTTATCGCTTCAATTATAAGAAATAGACTCATTATATGAAAGGTATTGTAATATATGCTTAACTATTGTTACCATCACTCccttcataatttatattacaacAACCACTCTCATCAAAGAGCGACTAATGCTGtggtatgtatgtgtatatgtatatatatgtacacctTTAAATGTATGGTGCACATTTTTCTATTCACACGCGAATTATACTAAGGTATTTACATATTCAAAATGCTTTCATTCTTTGCAATAGGTAAACCACTGTACACCTTACACTTGATGCACCTCCGTTTGATGTTAACAATTATTATGATAACAAGCTTTATAATTTAGTTCAAAATGATTACAATATGTTGGCACTATGATTTAGTATTGCGGTAACAAAAAATTGGTTCAGTGTCTTTACTTATCAGtactataataaatattacgcAGAACAGTAAAATcaattgaaattttttttttttgcccttTTTTTGCATTGCATACGTTTATATTTCACTTTTCGggttatttatgtatttaatagAAGAACAGTTTGTTCCACAACAAACTAATgttataagtacatatacatatatacatatcaaTTTTAAGTATTCCCCCATCTCAAACGCTTTTATTACTTCCTTACctaatcttttttattttaccaaaattgacaaattgaaaatttaGAGAATTGGAAATAGAAACTAAATGGGGATTGCTACATTTAAGTAAAAACTATTTCCATGATAATAACTAAATGGAGGAAAATAAAAGTGGATGGAAGTAAAAACTGGACGATTCTAATATGATGAGTCGACAACATGGGAGGATGTTAACTCACTTTGCTAGAACAAAcgtatcaaaaaaaaaaaaaaaaaaaaaaaaaagaagcaaaaaattCCTTTCTTTCGTAAATTTTgtaaaccaaaaaaaaaaaaaaaaaaaaaaaaaggaagatagGAATAGTGTGAGAACCCTCTTAAAGAGAGAAAGCGTGCAAATCTTTTTTCAAGTCCCGTTTCATCTTTGTTTCACCCAAATTGGTCaaatgagtatatatatacgtataagtacttgtatgtataagcatttgaatatatatacatatgtatatgtttttatttttttttttaacatttgcTTTTGCAAGTAACGCATtctatttattcatatgcTGAATAAGtacacatacaaatatataagtacatatatatatatatatacataatattatatgcacacaattcgtacatgtatatacatagtTACATAACTGCTT
Proteins encoded:
- the PmUG01_09029000 gene encoding conserved Plasmodium protein, unknown function codes for the protein MMEKKKSTTHKSYVKSKRNNHDMPIYISKSNLIDTNTNTSSEVEQYSLDMINMNNMMMNRNNIMCNDRNYINNNQNFGNGIIYVNDKQYERILKRRMRKIKQDIEKNRKVRVYIAIQKKNNSSISSFSNNNMHDNMHDGMHDGMHDNMHDGMHDGMHDGVHDNMHDGMHENMHEVMHAHLNSNFNTSLYNYDLNSNDSLMKVIDNHTSTCTHTHKNSSQNNSSSNLNNSSSNHNNSSSNHHNNNSNSNSNHNNSNHNNSSSSNNNNNYMDLYENMKSIFAMKTNKRYNNGNSIYLNNYNSRLPANINSEDDYKKYINMCDMSGMDDVSGMDNINGMNNVNRMNNINGMNNINGMNNINGMNNINGMNNINGMNNINGMNNLNGVNNFVENYSDMKSVHQIPNMSNFPNLVCANNMKHGVHMDDIENMDDVENMHNMHNMHNMNNMNNIENMNRAKNMNGAEMMNGSEMMNGSEMMNGSEVMIGSEIMNSAENMNNTESMNNMENMNNLNNFSNDMSGNFS